A portion of the Hylaeus volcanicus isolate JK05 unplaced genomic scaffold, UHH_iyHylVolc1.0_haploid 12237, whole genome shotgun sequence genome contains these proteins:
- the LOC128883992 gene encoding uncharacterized protein LOC128883992 isoform X1: protein MKMKREEGSLQPINLCNMEQQVNHEETKFFFGFVRLNYGIFGIGCTDIFFGVLMSLSYFRKTEVPLVIAGAIRILSGFWCFTGLYTKNKTMMNLFLLLILFNNCLVLSVCIGFAIIVTSSLTIVCDLPTVPLKFGEQPPSCPFTHRKDCTYIIFT, encoded by the exons atgaaaatgaaacgggAAGAGGGTTCATTACAACCTATAAATTTGTGTAACATGGAACAACAAGTGAATCATGAAGAAACAAAGTTTTTCTTTGGTTTCGTTCGTCTAAATTATGGAATTTTCg GGATCGGATGTACGGATATTTTTTTTGGTGTACTAATGTCGTTAtcttattttagaaaaactgAG GTTCCTTTAGTTATAGCAGGGGCCATTCGTATCTTGTCAGGTTTTTGGTGCTTTACtg gactgtatacaaaaaataaaacgatgatGAATCTCTTCTTATTGCTTATACTTTTCAACAATTGTCTTGTTCTTTCAGTGTGTATCGGATTCGCGATCATAG TAACTTCTTCCCTAACTATAGTATGTGATCTTCCTACTGTTCCTCTTAAATTTGGAGAGCAACCTCCATCCTGTCCTTTCACTCATCGTAAAG attgtacctatattatatttacataa
- the LOC128883992 gene encoding uncharacterized protein LOC128883992 isoform X2 → MKMKREEGSLQPINLCNMEQQVNHEETKFFFGFVRLNYGIFGIGCTDIFFGVLMSLSYFRKTEVPLVIAGAIRILSGFWCFTGLYTKNKTMMNLFLLLILFNNCLVLSVCIGFAIIVTSSLTIVCDLPTVPLKFGEQPPSCPFTHRKGRSFS, encoded by the exons atgaaaatgaaacgggAAGAGGGTTCATTACAACCTATAAATTTGTGTAACATGGAACAACAAGTGAATCATGAAGAAACAAAGTTTTTCTTTGGTTTCGTTCGTCTAAATTATGGAATTTTCg GGATCGGATGTACGGATATTTTTTTTGGTGTACTAATGTCGTTAtcttattttagaaaaactgAG GTTCCTTTAGTTATAGCAGGGGCCATTCGTATCTTGTCAGGTTTTTGGTGCTTTACtg gactgtatacaaaaaataaaacgatgatGAATCTCTTCTTATTGCTTATACTTTTCAACAATTGTCTTGTTCTTTCAGTGTGTATCGGATTCGCGATCATAG TAACTTCTTCCCTAACTATAGTATGTGATCTTCCTACTGTTCCTCTTAAATTTGGAGAGCAACCTCCATCCTGTCCTTTCACTCATCGTAAAG GCCGGTCTTTCTCATGA
- the LOC128883992 gene encoding uncharacterized protein LOC128883992 isoform X3, with amino-acid sequence MKMKREEGSLQPINLCNMEQQVNHEETKFFFGFVRLNYGIFGIGCTDIFFGVLMSLSYFRKTEVPLVIAGAIRILSGFWCFTGLYTKNKTMMNLFLLLILFNNCLVLSVCIGFAIIVTSSLTIVCDLPTVPLKFGEQPPSCPFTHRKGFW; translated from the exons atgaaaatgaaacgggAAGAGGGTTCATTACAACCTATAAATTTGTGTAACATGGAACAACAAGTGAATCATGAAGAAACAAAGTTTTTCTTTGGTTTCGTTCGTCTAAATTATGGAATTTTCg GGATCGGATGTACGGATATTTTTTTTGGTGTACTAATGTCGTTAtcttattttagaaaaactgAG GTTCCTTTAGTTATAGCAGGGGCCATTCGTATCTTGTCAGGTTTTTGGTGCTTTACtg gactgtatacaaaaaataaaacgatgatGAATCTCTTCTTATTGCTTATACTTTTCAACAATTGTCTTGTTCTTTCAGTGTGTATCGGATTCGCGATCATAG TAACTTCTTCCCTAACTATAGTATGTGATCTTCCTACTGTTCCTCTTAAATTTGGAGAGCAACCTCCATCCTGTCCTTTCACTCATCGTAAAG GATTTTGgtaa
- the LOC128883780 gene encoding uncharacterized protein LOC128883780: MQPRAQPTPFSPEVQSFILTKFDPLLTIVKELNDRLHAAEKERYQLEKRVSHLEDKVRLLQQDETFKLKPTNQEFKHEDRYTNLLEDKLLNAPWIFSCQLGTPTASLQVLLEFTPDSTEELDVRQWNAEEDMWISFLDNLPPSFAMSNYYGTDLKNLRATARTVLIDLCKGELLLILRQVPGKQEAMQSKRSITFVAIMAAALSEAWTRIERTESSLLGRIALIFEGECIGTRFRAGHHKFIVEPLN, from the exons atgcaaCCACGAGCACAACCAACCCCGTTTTCTCCTGAAGTTCAAAGTTTTATTCTTACGAAGTTCGATCCGTTACTAACAatagtaaaagaattaaatgatCGGTTACATGCCGCAGAAAAAG AACGCTATCAATTAGAAAAACGCGTTTCACATTTAGAGGATAAAGTGCGTCTACTGCAACAAGATGAgacgtttaaattaaaacctACAAATCAAGAGTTTAAACACGAAG ATCGCTATACAAATCTTCTTGAAGATAAGCTTTTGAACGCTCCATGGATTTTTTCCTGCCAA CTAGGGACTCCTACAGCGTCGTTACaagttttattagaatttacaCCTGACAGCACAGAAGAACTTGATGTTCGTCAGTGGAATGCTGAA GAAGATATGTGGATATCTTTTTTAGATAATCTCCCTCCAa GCTTTGCCATGTCGAATTACTATGGAACTGATTTAAAAAACCTTCGTGCAACAG CGCGTACCGTTTTGATCGATCTTTGTAAAGGTGAATTGTTGCTTATTTTACGACAAGTTCCTGGGAAACAg GAAGCCATGCAATCAAAACGATCTATTACGTTTGTAGCGATAATGGCTGCTGCCTTGTCAGAAGCTTGGACT agAATTGAAAGAACTGAATCCTCCCTGTTAGGACGAATAGCCCTTATATTTGAAG GAGAATGCATCGGGACACGTTTTCGAGCGGGCcatcataaatttattgtggaaccattaaattaa
- the LOC128883779 gene encoding beclin-1-like isoform X1: MISLICSQCGKRIHFNDIDLAEIIDDSGNKIIDNSSNHASKESFEELTKPGSLDQPSHFSQDICFGEEDCGKINSVEPEDNFVTDGVKESKTPSLQNLTRILSALLTLQTYVVQHSFSTLKTTQESSTVLPLEKLKNESNNVTNILQNLTSNNVLCFFCLFELKARLQRTIQTCQSECSMYSDYLTSALSPAKEPYDHLEKQLSISNVPFQNEKFSDKKNKFFPINFNDSQGETNSVKCITLSNFLFYRIFNCSLQLKTALYKHKKKKMILSSAHMKYGLKYPPPCRSAFISSEQNTLDYNRTLLSILTRSNVLEDAFRIEVRGMYGIINGLRLGKVPEDSVTWNEVNAAWGQSAFLLDTVVQLILKVYMNYVRHSLKEKSVKPNSTGNGLSAVSREFVVDFPTLTYLKTHKIVPRGNRSIVLKRSDMSCFELYRTEGGLTQYFSTKRFNAAMVIFLEITREIITVACFVKKKIENDEETSTQPLKTINDLPPNNSIHLPCSSGGESWCQCLKELLLSCQWLLQLSKALHNSFMLPRE, translated from the exons ATGATTTCTTTAATCTGTAGTCAGTGTGGAAAAAGAATACATTTCAATGATATAGATCTAGCTGAAATAATAGATGACAGTGGAAACAAAATCATTGATAATAGTTCAAACCATGCGTCAAAGGAATCCTTTGAAGAATTAACAAAGCCAGGTTCTTTAGATCAACCTTCACATTTTTCCCAAGACATTTGTTTTGGTGAAGAAGATTGTGGAAAAATCAATTCTGTTGAACCAGAAGACAATTTCGTTACCGATGGTGTCAAAGAAAGCAAAACTCCAAGCTTGCAAAACTTAACTCGCATTCTTTCTGCACTCCTAACGTTACAAACTTATGTAGTACAACATTCGTTCTCGACTCTCAAAACAACCCAGGAATCTTCAACAGTTTTAC ctttagaaaaattaaagaacgaATCAAACAACGTCACAAACATTCTTCAGAATCTTACTTCTAATAATGTACTTTGTTTTTTCTGTCTTTTTGAGTTAAAAGCGCGTTTACAACGAACAATCCAAACCTGTCAAAGCGAATGTTCCATGTATAGTGACTACCTCACTTCTGCACTTTCACC AGCAAAGGAGCCATATGATCATTTAGAAAAACAACTTTCCATTTCAAATGTtccttttcaaaatgaaaaattctcagataaaaagaataaattctttccaaTAAACTTTAACGACTCACAAGGCGAAACTAATTCTGTAAAATGCATTACCTTAAgcaatttccttttttatcgGATTTTCAATTGTTCTTTGCAGTTAAAAACGGCGCTatacaaacataaaaagaaaaaaatgatattgaG ttCAGCCCATATGAAATATGGACTCAAATACCCACCGCCTTGTCGTTCAGCATTCATATCGTCGGAGCAA AATACTCTTGATTACAATCGGACACTCCTCTCTATTCTAACTCGTTCTAATGTCCTAGAAGATGCGTTTCGTATAGA AGTCCGCGGGATGTATGGGATAATTAATGGTCTTCGTTTAGGTAAAGTGCCCGAGGATTCG GTTACTTGGAACGAGGTTAACGCCGCGTGGGGCCAAAGTGCTTTTCTCTTAGATACAGTTGTTCAACTTATTCTAAAAGTCTATATGAACTATGTTCGG cattctttaaaagaaaaaagtgtgAAACCTAATTCGACTGGGAATGGATTAAGTGCCGTTTCTCGTGAATTTGTTGTCGACTTTCCCACTTTAACCTATTTGAAAACACATAAAATTGTACCACGAGGAAATCGATCCATTGTATTAAAACGA TCAGATATGTCTTGCTTCGAATTATATCGCACAGAGGGAGGACTGActcaatatttttctacaaaaagGTTTAATGCAGCTATGGTTATATTCTTAGAAATAACAAGG GAAATTATCACGGTTGCctgttttgtaaaaaaaaaaatagaaaacgacGAAGAAACTTCAACACAACCATTGAA aacaaTAAACGACTTACCGCCCAATAATTCCATCCATTTACCTTGTTCGAGTGGAGGAGAATC GTGGTGTCAATGCTTAAAAGAATTACTTCTCAGTTGCCAATGGCTTTTGCAGCTCAGTAAAGCTTTACATAATTCTTTTATGCTGCCTcgcgaataa
- the LOC128883779 gene encoding beclin-1-like protein isoform X2, which produces MISLICSQCGKRIHFNDIDLAEIIDDSGNKIIDNSSNHASKESFEELTKPGSLDQPSHFSQDICFGEEDCGKINSVEPEDNFVTDGVKESKTPSLQNLTRILSALLTLQTYVVQHSFSTLKTTQESSTVLPLEKLKNESNNVTNILQNLTSNNVLCFFCLFELKARLQRTIQTCQSECSMYSDYLTSALSPAKEPYDHLEKQLSISNVPFQNEKFSDKKNKFFPINFNDSQGETNSLKTALYKHKKKKMILSSAHMKYGLKYPPPCRSAFISSEQNTLDYNRTLLSILTRSNVLEDAFRIEVRGMYGIINGLRLGKVPEDSVTWNEVNAAWGQSAFLLDTVVQLILKVYMNYVRHSLKEKSVKPNSTGNGLSAVSREFVVDFPTLTYLKTHKIVPRGNRSIVLKRSDMSCFELYRTEGGLTQYFSTKRFNAAMVIFLEITREIITVACFVKKKIENDEETSTQPLKTINDLPPNNSIHLPCSSGGESWCQCLKELLLSCQWLLQLSKALHNSFMLPRE; this is translated from the exons ATGATTTCTTTAATCTGTAGTCAGTGTGGAAAAAGAATACATTTCAATGATATAGATCTAGCTGAAATAATAGATGACAGTGGAAACAAAATCATTGATAATAGTTCAAACCATGCGTCAAAGGAATCCTTTGAAGAATTAACAAAGCCAGGTTCTTTAGATCAACCTTCACATTTTTCCCAAGACATTTGTTTTGGTGAAGAAGATTGTGGAAAAATCAATTCTGTTGAACCAGAAGACAATTTCGTTACCGATGGTGTCAAAGAAAGCAAAACTCCAAGCTTGCAAAACTTAACTCGCATTCTTTCTGCACTCCTAACGTTACAAACTTATGTAGTACAACATTCGTTCTCGACTCTCAAAACAACCCAGGAATCTTCAACAGTTTTAC ctttagaaaaattaaagaacgaATCAAACAACGTCACAAACATTCTTCAGAATCTTACTTCTAATAATGTACTTTGTTTTTTCTGTCTTTTTGAGTTAAAAGCGCGTTTACAACGAACAATCCAAACCTGTCAAAGCGAATGTTCCATGTATAGTGACTACCTCACTTCTGCACTTTCACC AGCAAAGGAGCCATATGATCATTTAGAAAAACAACTTTCCATTTCAAATGTtccttttcaaaatgaaaaattctcagataaaaagaataaattctttccaaTAAACTTTAACGACTCACAAGGCGAAACTAATTCT TTAAAAACGGCGCTatacaaacataaaaagaaaaaaatgatattgaG ttCAGCCCATATGAAATATGGACTCAAATACCCACCGCCTTGTCGTTCAGCATTCATATCGTCGGAGCAA AATACTCTTGATTACAATCGGACACTCCTCTCTATTCTAACTCGTTCTAATGTCCTAGAAGATGCGTTTCGTATAGA AGTCCGCGGGATGTATGGGATAATTAATGGTCTTCGTTTAGGTAAAGTGCCCGAGGATTCG GTTACTTGGAACGAGGTTAACGCCGCGTGGGGCCAAAGTGCTTTTCTCTTAGATACAGTTGTTCAACTTATTCTAAAAGTCTATATGAACTATGTTCGG cattctttaaaagaaaaaagtgtgAAACCTAATTCGACTGGGAATGGATTAAGTGCCGTTTCTCGTGAATTTGTTGTCGACTTTCCCACTTTAACCTATTTGAAAACACATAAAATTGTACCACGAGGAAATCGATCCATTGTATTAAAACGA TCAGATATGTCTTGCTTCGAATTATATCGCACAGAGGGAGGACTGActcaatatttttctacaaaaagGTTTAATGCAGCTATGGTTATATTCTTAGAAATAACAAGG GAAATTATCACGGTTGCctgttttgtaaaaaaaaaaatagaaaacgacGAAGAAACTTCAACACAACCATTGAA aacaaTAAACGACTTACCGCCCAATAATTCCATCCATTTACCTTGTTCGAGTGGAGGAGAATC GTGGTGTCAATGCTTAAAAGAATTACTTCTCAGTTGCCAATGGCTTTTGCAGCTCAGTAAAGCTTTACATAATTCTTTTATGCTGCCTcgcgaataa
- the LOC128884199 gene encoding uncharacterized protein LOC128884199 — translation MLATMNTSQKSKTKRNMQKKKKNFHNVNVMNKLPAEVSIPNEKTLTDNYYASVMNPIFQCPPQVKIKKKVKKERRVLIVKENACPFMSQIHNLMISVLKQTERSNTWFTLTGNRNESAPKKIFFVVIPYLSHQTLVENVNKINTPFLATHQNAIRCSKSPIIKTDSTTCFILSSVLLADQSSKNIPPFATTTTQNNTTDFYKTKQYGLENLLISLDQFPTFSYPIKYENWRKKFKIEKSQLKSIQLKDITITRFTFEQCEMLEKDPNLRHLIAIDCEMCLTKNGREVVRISAVTPHVVRHTSINSATQEKKITLQMKFQVILDTFVKPSTPVLNYLSQYSGVYEDDLTGVTVTLNQVQKFLHNIITSKSILVGHSLENDLRCLQIFHPRVIDTSIAYAHPTPGIRHSLKSLAYMYLNKLIIHGKFSALDGHDSVEDAAVALELALLKSLPGDLTNRTPNDICPLSLCVKTPVYLYDSMIHDFSKHPLLSSSYKFEIPKIKPKTDFGVLQTFLETFKELKNKKKETQKPFPQLHLCFLRDYQTKLHTIIGGIPQEYRAHDVYNISKRISMLISTCLADLQSQKAMKMSDDCLRKNAGASDITLNWLAPFMNQTTSQTNSLVSEISPEQKSDTEDPLGTQWCHNLLKKRPIINNDVLFPPMNTTDVQNYFSTLDKYLFILNSHLSEGDLMIVSSVCGNPIPYMALSQLQNIISGLSLKKKLDLKAYIDPSLISLCKASEETAMKQPVTLCILK, via the exons ATGTTGGCAACAATGAACACTTCACAGAAAA gtaaaacaaaacgtaacatgcaaaaaaaaaaaaaaaatttccacaACGTTAACGTCATGAATAAACTACCCGCCGAAGTTAGTATTCCAAATGAGAAGACGCTTACCGATAATTATTATGCAAGCGTTATGAATCCGATATTCCAGTGTCCCCCTCAAGtcaaaatcaagaaaaaagttaaaaaggaaagaagagtCTTGATTGTAAAGGAAAATGCCTGTCCGTTTATGAGCCAAATTCATAATCTTATGATATCTGTTCTTAAACAAACAGAACGCTCAAATACATGGTTTACATTAACTGGTAATAGGAATGAATCAGctcctaaaaaaattttctttgtcgTTATACCTTATTTATCTCATCAAACACTGGTCgagaatgttaataaaataaatacacctTTTCTAGCAACGCATCAGAATGCCATCCGCTGTTCGAAATCACCTATTATAAAGACAGATAGTACCACGTGCTTTATACTGAGCTCGGTTCTTTTAGCTGACCAAAGTTCAAAGAATATACCTCCTTTTGCTACCACAACGACCCAAAATAACACGACTGACTTTTACAAAACGAAACAATATggtttggaaaatttattaatatcactAGATCAATTTCCTACTTTTTCTTATCCTATAAAATATGAGAATtggagaaagaaatttaaaatagaaaaatcccaattaaaatcaatacaaTTGAAAGATATAACAATAACACGTTTCACATTTGAACAATGTGAAATGCTCGAAAAAGATCCAAATTTGAGACATTTGATAGCCATTGATTGTGAAATGTGTCTTACGAAAAACGGAAGAGAAGTTGTAAGAATTTCCGCTGTTACACCCCACGTAGTTCGGCATACTTCAATTAATTCGGCaacgcaagaaaaaaaaataactcttcaaatgaaattccaaGTGATTTTAGACACCTTCGTGAAACCTTCAACACCTGTCTTAAATTATCTCAGTCAATATAGTGGTGTTTATGAAGACGATTTGACCG gCGTCACTGTCACGTTGAATCAAgttcaaaagtttttacataACATTATTACTTCAAAGTCCATTCTTGTTGGACATTCCTTAGAGAATGATTTGAG gtgtttacaaatatttcatcccCGTGTTATCGATACATCTATCGCGTATGCTCATCCAACTCCTGGTATTCGGCACTCGCTCAAATCTTTG GCGTACATGTATCTCAATAAGCTGATTATTCACGGAAAATTCTCAGCGTTAGACGGTCACGATTCAGTGGAAGATGCCGCTGTAGCTTTAGAATTAGCATTGCTTAAG AGTTTACCTGGCGATTTGACAAACCGCACACCAAATGACATATGTCCTTTGTCTTTATGTGTCAAAACTCCTGTATATCTTTATGATTCTATGATTCACGATTTTTCTAAACACCCGCTACTTTCTTCATCATAT aaattcgaaattccCAAAATAAAACCAAAGACGGATTTTGGTGTTCTTCAAACATTTCTCGAAACGtttaaggaattaaaaaataaaaaaaaagaaacacaaaaaCCATTTCCTCAATTGCATTTATGTTTTCTCCGTGATTATCAGACGAAGTTGCATACAATCATTGGTGGTATACCACAAGAATATCGCGCCCATGATGTTTATAATATAAGTAAACGTATATCTATGCTTATTTCGACATGTCTAGCTGATTTACAAAGTCAAAAGGCAATGAAAATGTCAGATGATTGTTTGCGAAAAAATGCCGGGGCTAGTGATATAACGTTAAATTGGCTAGCACCATTTATGAATCAAACTACCTCGCAAACAAATTCCCTCGTGAGTGAAATTTCACCAGAACAAAAATCTGATACG GAGGATCCGCTCGGTACTCAATGGTGTCATAACTTat TAAAAAAACGGCCCATAATAAACAATGATGTATTGTTCCCTCCCATGAACACCACcgatgtacaaaattatttctcaactttagacaaatatttatttattttaaattcacatcTTTCGGAGGGAGACTTAATGATTGTTTCTTCAGTATGCGGCAATCCTATTCC ttATATGGCCTTATcacaattacaaaatataatttccggtctttcgttaaaaaagaaactagaTTTAAAAGCTTATATTGATCCTTctcttatttctttatgtaaaGCTTCTGAAGAAACGGCGATGAAACAACCAGTAACCTTATgtatcttaaaataa
- the LOC128884201 gene encoding uncharacterized protein LOC128884201 isoform X1, protein MQKTQLFKFFSAFSCISTTSNDSWNTIQLVQRLRQQNKAKDLLTVSCLSTIKRQPNSIKADQMHEFLVKQLANQLHNFYSLPFYVLTNPVFNEVSSWYKKKFQKMQSMLPIKSDQASHDFLKFLQNERYNTYDNSVELMCRGVKQLSYIDSTLNLDPFFNKFFFFRIGQRLLLDHYLSGALGKEENTGCIQKIASLTGTIQELVNEVRNTCRGSYVYAPLVTIEGNLKEDFYYPPDHVNLILTEVLKNSLRSTIEFALSQKNGVIIQDDHDFPTVNISIAQSDQKILLTVHDRGGGISDKNFKKVFTYGYSSAHENCGATEVFSLNSFVRSDVAGFGFGLPLARTFSQFFKGDLQLHTCHGIETHTFITLPNLYEFDKKPS, encoded by the exons ATGCAAAAGACCCagcttttcaaatttttctctgCTTTCAGTTGCATATCAACAACGTCAAATGATTCTTGGAATACTATTCAGCTTGTTCAACGACTACGTCAACAAAACAAGGCAAAAGATTTGCTAACAGTTTCATGCTTATCTACTATAAAGCGTCAACCGAATTCGATTAA aGCAGACCAAATGCATGAGTTTTTAGTAAAGCAACTTGCCAATCAACTTCATAATTTCTATTCGTTACCTTTTTACGTTCTAACAAACCCTGTATTTAACGAAGTCTCTTCatggtacaaaaaaaaatttcaaaaaatgcaATCAATGCTTCCCATCAAGTCAGATCAAGCGTCTcatgattttttaaa ATTTTTGCAAAACGAACGATATAATACCTATGATAACAGTG TTGAACTAATGTGTCGCGGAGTAAAACAATTGTCTTACATTGATTCGACTTTAAATTTGGAtccttttttcaataaattttttttttttcgcattGGCCAACGATTGCTATTAGATCATTATCTTTCCGGAGCTTTAGGAAAA GAAGAAAATACGGGTTGTATCCAAAAAATAGCATCTTTAACTGGAACCATTCAA GAATTAGTGAATGAAGTACGGAATACTTGTCGTGGTAGTTATGTTTATGCACCGCTCGTAACAATTGAAGGAAATTTAAAGGAGGATTTTTATTACCCTCCGGATCATGTAAACTTGATTTTAACGGAAGTTCTTAAAAATTCGTTAAGAAGCACTATTGAATTTGCATTATCTCAAAAAAATGGGGTTATTATACAAG ATGATCACGATTTTCCAACAGTTAATATCTCCATTGCACAAAGCGAccaaaaaattttattgacaGTTCATGACAGAG GTGGTGGTATTTCggacaaaaattttaaaaaggttTTTACTTATGGATACAGTTCTGCTCATGAGAATTGTGGTGCAACTGaagttttttctttaaatagtttTGTTCGAAGCGACGTGGCTGGTTTCG ggTTTGGTTTACCTTTAGCTCGTACATTTTCTCAATTCTTTAAAGGTGACCTTCAATTGCAC ACGTGCCATGGAATTGAAACCCATACTTTCATTACACTTCCAAATCTTTATGAATTCGACAAAAAACCtagttaa
- the LOC128884201 gene encoding 3-methyl-2-oxobutanoate dehydrogenase [lipoamide] kinase, mitochondrial-like isoform X2, protein MHEFLVKQLANQLHNFYSLPFYVLTNPVFNEVSSWYKKKFQKMQSMLPIKSDQASHDFLKFLQNERYNTYDNSVELMCRGVKQLSYIDSTLNLDPFFNKFFFFRIGQRLLLDHYLSGALGKEENTGCIQKIASLTGTIQELVNEVRNTCRGSYVYAPLVTIEGNLKEDFYYPPDHVNLILTEVLKNSLRSTIEFALSQKNGVIIQDDHDFPTVNISIAQSDQKILLTVHDRGGGISDKNFKKVFTYGYSSAHENCGATEVFSLNSFVRSDVAGFGFGLPLARTFSQFFKGDLQLHTCHGIETHTFITLPNLYEFDKKPS, encoded by the exons ATGCATGAGTTTTTAGTAAAGCAACTTGCCAATCAACTTCATAATTTCTATTCGTTACCTTTTTACGTTCTAACAAACCCTGTATTTAACGAAGTCTCTTCatggtacaaaaaaaaatttcaaaaaatgcaATCAATGCTTCCCATCAAGTCAGATCAAGCGTCTcatgattttttaaa ATTTTTGCAAAACGAACGATATAATACCTATGATAACAGTG TTGAACTAATGTGTCGCGGAGTAAAACAATTGTCTTACATTGATTCGACTTTAAATTTGGAtccttttttcaataaattttttttttttcgcattGGCCAACGATTGCTATTAGATCATTATCTTTCCGGAGCTTTAGGAAAA GAAGAAAATACGGGTTGTATCCAAAAAATAGCATCTTTAACTGGAACCATTCAA GAATTAGTGAATGAAGTACGGAATACTTGTCGTGGTAGTTATGTTTATGCACCGCTCGTAACAATTGAAGGAAATTTAAAGGAGGATTTTTATTACCCTCCGGATCATGTAAACTTGATTTTAACGGAAGTTCTTAAAAATTCGTTAAGAAGCACTATTGAATTTGCATTATCTCAAAAAAATGGGGTTATTATACAAG ATGATCACGATTTTCCAACAGTTAATATCTCCATTGCACAAAGCGAccaaaaaattttattgacaGTTCATGACAGAG GTGGTGGTATTTCggacaaaaattttaaaaaggttTTTACTTATGGATACAGTTCTGCTCATGAGAATTGTGGTGCAACTGaagttttttctttaaatagtttTGTTCGAAGCGACGTGGCTGGTTTCG ggTTTGGTTTACCTTTAGCTCGTACATTTTCTCAATTCTTTAAAGGTGACCTTCAATTGCAC ACGTGCCATGGAATTGAAACCCATACTTTCATTACACTTCCAAATCTTTATGAATTCGACAAAAAACCtagttaa
- the LOC128884201 gene encoding uncharacterized protein LOC128884201 isoform X3 encodes MSDQASHDFLKFLQNERYNTYDNSVELMCRGVKQLSYIDSTLNLDPFFNKFFFFRIGQRLLLDHYLSGALGKEENTGCIQKIASLTGTIQELVNEVRNTCRGSYVYAPLVTIEGNLKEDFYYPPDHVNLILTEVLKNSLRSTIEFALSQKNGVIIQDDHDFPTVNISIAQSDQKILLTVHDRGGGISDKNFKKVFTYGYSSAHENCGATEVFSLNSFVRSDVAGFGFGLPLARTFSQFFKGDLQLHTCHGIETHTFITLPNLYEFDKKPS; translated from the exons atg TCAGATCAAGCGTCTcatgattttttaaa ATTTTTGCAAAACGAACGATATAATACCTATGATAACAGTG TTGAACTAATGTGTCGCGGAGTAAAACAATTGTCTTACATTGATTCGACTTTAAATTTGGAtccttttttcaataaattttttttttttcgcattGGCCAACGATTGCTATTAGATCATTATCTTTCCGGAGCTTTAGGAAAA GAAGAAAATACGGGTTGTATCCAAAAAATAGCATCTTTAACTGGAACCATTCAA GAATTAGTGAATGAAGTACGGAATACTTGTCGTGGTAGTTATGTTTATGCACCGCTCGTAACAATTGAAGGAAATTTAAAGGAGGATTTTTATTACCCTCCGGATCATGTAAACTTGATTTTAACGGAAGTTCTTAAAAATTCGTTAAGAAGCACTATTGAATTTGCATTATCTCAAAAAAATGGGGTTATTATACAAG ATGATCACGATTTTCCAACAGTTAATATCTCCATTGCACAAAGCGAccaaaaaattttattgacaGTTCATGACAGAG GTGGTGGTATTTCggacaaaaattttaaaaaggttTTTACTTATGGATACAGTTCTGCTCATGAGAATTGTGGTGCAACTGaagttttttctttaaatagtttTGTTCGAAGCGACGTGGCTGGTTTCG ggTTTGGTTTACCTTTAGCTCGTACATTTTCTCAATTCTTTAAAGGTGACCTTCAATTGCAC ACGTGCCATGGAATTGAAACCCATACTTTCATTACACTTCCAAATCTTTATGAATTCGACAAAAAACCtagttaa